A stretch of Carnobacterium iners DNA encodes these proteins:
- a CDS encoding ABC transporter ATP-binding protein: MVEIALNNIHKKYENNENYSVTDFNLKIKDKEFIVFVGPSGCGKSTTLRMIAGLEDISEGELLIGETLMNDVAPKDRDIAMVFQNYALYPHMTVYDNMAFGLKLRKYKKEEINRRVEEAGEILGLTEFLQRKPAALSGGQRQRVALGRAIVRDAKVFLMDEPLSNLDAKLRVAMRAEIAKLHRRLETTTIYVTHDQTEAMTMADRIVIMKDGFVQQIGSPKQVYDTPVNKFVAGFIGSPAMNFFDVTLNGNVLTNGAGLKLVIPEGKSKFLISKGYDGKNLVFGIRPEDIHSEQIALDTDPNSVVHAEVVVSELLGAETMLYTRVDNTEFISKVDARDYHKPGEFIDLAFNLNKSLFFDPETEAVLI, from the coding sequence ATGGTAGAAATTGCTTTAAATAATATTCACAAAAAATATGAGAATAATGAAAATTATTCCGTTACAGATTTTAACTTAAAAATAAAAGACAAAGAGTTCATCGTTTTTGTCGGACCCTCTGGTTGCGGCAAATCTACAACTTTACGTATGATAGCAGGACTAGAAGACATCTCCGAAGGAGAACTGTTGATTGGTGAAACATTAATGAATGATGTTGCTCCTAAGGATCGTGACATCGCAATGGTTTTCCAAAACTATGCTTTATACCCTCATATGACCGTATATGATAACATGGCTTTTGGTTTAAAATTACGTAAATATAAAAAAGAAGAAATTAACCGTCGTGTAGAAGAAGCTGGTGAGATTTTAGGACTTACTGAATTCTTACAGCGTAAACCAGCTGCATTATCAGGTGGACAGCGTCAACGTGTCGCACTAGGACGTGCTATTGTACGTGATGCTAAAGTCTTCCTTATGGATGAACCTTTATCTAACTTAGATGCAAAATTACGTGTAGCTATGCGTGCAGAGATCGCTAAATTACACCGTCGTCTTGAAACAACGACGATTTATGTTACTCATGACCAAACCGAAGCTATGACAATGGCCGATCGTATTGTTATTATGAAAGATGGCTTTGTTCAACAAATTGGTTCTCCTAAACAAGTTTATGATACTCCCGTTAACAAATTTGTAGCTGGTTTCATTGGATCTCCAGCAATGAACTTCTTTGATGTTACTTTAAATGGAAATGTTCTAACAAATGGAGCAGGTTTAAAATTAGTTATCCCTGAAGGAAAAAGTAAATTTTTAATTTCTAAAGGCTATGACGGTAAAAATTTAGTTTTTGGTATCCGTCCAGAAGACATCCATAGTGAGCAAATTGCTTTAGATACAGATCCTAATAGTGTTGTTCACGCAGAAGTTGTTGTATCAGAATTACTAGGTGCTGAGACGATGTTGTACACACGTGTAGACAATACTGAATTTATTTCTAAAGTAGATGCTCGTGATTACCACAAGCCTGGAGAATTTATTGACTTGGCATTCAACCTTAATAAGAGCCTTTTCTTTGACCCTGAAACAGAGGCTGTCCTTATTTAA